One Serinicoccus chungangensis genomic window carries:
- a CDS encoding siderophore-interacting protein, which produces MTSAATAALQRSRQLHPLHVRRAAVSHVEQLGGRMRRITLGLEAGTPPIPWVRLAVGDHVKVAFPHPTTGELTLPTVVDDRPSLPEGAQRPVTRDYTVREVHEADQTQQVTIDFVVHGTGPASTWASGARKGDVVGLLGPRGSMTEPADARRYVCLADETALPAVGRWLEEAPAGIPLEVVVQVPDATCLVPLPQRADARVTWLMDEEEGTLAESLRSLPPEPGDYVWAAGEAGAMVQVRRAAAELGVGGEALQPSALQVDGYWRRGVAGRDHHEPLES; this is translated from the coding sequence ATGACCAGCGCCGCCACCGCCGCCCTGCAGCGGAGCCGTCAGCTCCACCCGCTCCACGTCCGCCGCGCCGCCGTCAGCCACGTCGAGCAGCTCGGCGGCCGGATGCGGCGCATCACCCTCGGGCTCGAGGCCGGCACGCCGCCGATCCCCTGGGTGAGGCTGGCCGTCGGCGACCACGTCAAGGTCGCCTTCCCGCACCCGACCACCGGCGAGCTCACGCTCCCGACCGTCGTCGACGACCGGCCCAGCCTCCCCGAGGGCGCGCAGCGCCCGGTGACCCGGGACTACACCGTGCGCGAGGTCCACGAAGCGGACCAGACCCAGCAGGTGACGATCGACTTCGTCGTGCACGGCACCGGCCCGGCGAGCACCTGGGCGAGCGGCGCCCGGAAGGGCGACGTCGTCGGCCTGCTCGGCCCGCGCGGGTCGATGACCGAGCCGGCCGACGCCCGGCGCTACGTCTGCCTGGCGGACGAGACCGCGCTGCCCGCCGTCGGCCGCTGGCTCGAGGAGGCGCCCGCGGGCATACCCCTGGAGGTCGTGGTCCAGGTCCCGGACGCGACCTGCCTGGTGCCCCTGCCCCAGCGCGCGGACGCCCGCGTCACCTGGCTCATGGACGAGGAGGAGGGCACGCTCGCCGAGTCGCTGCGGTCCCTGCCCCCGGAGCCGGGCGACTACGTGTGGGCCGCGGGCGAGGCCGGCGCGATGGTCCAGGTGCGCCGTGCGGCGGCCGAGCTCGGCGTCGGCGGGGAGGCCCTGCAGCCCAGCGCGCTGCAGGTGGACGGCTACTGGCGGCGCGGCGTCGCCGGGCGCGACCACCACGAGCCGCTGGAGAGCTGA
- the ppk2 gene encoding polyphosphate kinase 2, translating to MATRSNAKKTEGTTSGGTAGKVPRLNKKVYEDELLRLQEQLVGMQTWIKETGHRLVVVFEGRDAAGKGGAIKRVTEYLSPRDAQIVALPTPTERQKTQWYFQRYIEHLPAAGETRLFDRSWYNRGGVERVMGYCTSEEHRRWLQQTPIFERMLMDDGIMLRKYWFSVSDDEQERRFRSRMEDPMRRWKLSPTDLESLTRWEDYSRAKDEMFVHTDIPEARWNVVPSDDKRSARINMIAHLLSTVPYEQVDQDELSMPERPDSTGYQRTDRRLQLPVPDHAAAVGEEAGKPVERRSQQDLS from the coding sequence ATGGCGACGCGCAGCAACGCGAAGAAGACCGAGGGGACCACGAGCGGGGGCACCGCCGGAAAGGTGCCGCGGCTGAACAAGAAGGTCTACGAGGACGAGCTGCTCCGGCTCCAGGAGCAGCTCGTGGGGATGCAGACGTGGATCAAGGAGACCGGCCACCGTCTCGTCGTCGTCTTCGAGGGTCGGGACGCGGCCGGCAAGGGTGGGGCGATCAAGCGGGTCACCGAGTACCTCTCCCCCCGCGACGCCCAGATCGTGGCCCTGCCGACCCCGACCGAGCGGCAGAAGACGCAGTGGTACTTCCAGCGCTACATCGAGCACCTGCCCGCCGCCGGCGAGACCCGGCTCTTCGACCGCTCCTGGTACAACCGTGGCGGGGTCGAGCGGGTCATGGGCTACTGCACCTCGGAGGAGCACCGGCGCTGGCTGCAGCAGACCCCGATCTTCGAGCGGATGCTCATGGACGACGGCATCATGCTGCGCAAGTACTGGTTCTCGGTCTCAGACGACGAGCAGGAGCGCCGCTTCCGGTCGCGGATGGAGGACCCGATGCGCCGCTGGAAGCTCTCCCCCACCGACCTGGAGTCGCTGACCCGGTGGGAGGACTACAGCCGGGCCAAGGACGAGATGTTCGTCCACACCGACATCCCCGAGGCCCGGTGGAACGTCGTGCCGTCCGACGACAAGCGCTCGGCCCGCATCAACATGATCGCCCACCTGCTCTCCACGGTCCCCTACGAGCAGGTGGACCAGGACGAGCTGAGCATGCCGGAGCGCCCCGACTCGACCGGCTACCAGCGCACCGACCGGCGGCTGCAGCTGCCGGTCCCCGACCACGCCGCCGCGGTCGGGGAGGAGGCGGGCAAGCCGGTGGAGCGCCGCTCCCAGCAGGACCTCAGCTAG
- a CDS encoding PhzF family phenazine biosynthesis protein → MPHRFSQYDVFSTRTGDGNPLAVVHDADDLDAATMQRFAAWTNLSETTFLLRPDDPAADYRVRIFTPTTELPFAGHPTLGSCRAWLDAGGRPAAAGTVVQECGLGRVDLRSEGDVLSFAAPPLLRSGPVDAGTADHVADILGQEPLSVQWGDNGPGWVVAELPDAAAVSALRPRFGEGDQTHLGVFGGDLADGYEVRAFFPDQTGRREDPATGSLNASVAMILAERDQGWTHYSARQGSVLGRDARIEVRREGERLWVGGRVVLAVTGTVHL, encoded by the coding sequence ATGCCTCACCGGTTCAGCCAGTACGACGTCTTCTCGACCCGCACCGGGGACGGCAACCCCCTGGCCGTGGTCCACGACGCCGACGACCTGGACGCCGCGACGATGCAGCGCTTCGCCGCCTGGACCAACCTGTCGGAGACGACCTTCCTGCTGCGTCCGGACGACCCGGCCGCGGACTACCGGGTGCGGATCTTCACGCCGACGACCGAGCTGCCCTTCGCCGGGCACCCCACGCTGGGCAGCTGCCGGGCCTGGCTCGACGCCGGAGGGCGGCCCGCCGCCGCGGGCACCGTCGTCCAGGAGTGCGGACTGGGTCGGGTCGACCTCCGCTCCGAGGGTGACGTGCTGTCCTTCGCCGCCCCGCCCCTGCTGCGCTCCGGGCCGGTGGACGCCGGGACGGCCGACCACGTCGCCGACATCCTGGGTCAGGAGCCGCTGAGCGTGCAGTGGGGGGACAACGGCCCGGGATGGGTGGTCGCCGAGCTGCCCGACGCCGCCGCCGTGAGCGCGCTGCGGCCCCGCTTCGGGGAGGGCGACCAGACCCACCTCGGGGTGTTCGGCGGGGACCTCGCGGACGGCTACGAGGTGCGCGCCTTCTTCCCCGACCAGACCGGCCGCCGCGAGGACCCGGCCACCGGCAGCCTGAATGCCTCGGTGGCGATGATCCTGGCGGAGCGCGACCAGGGATGGACCCACTACTCCGCACGCCAGGGAAGCGTGCTCGGGCGGGACGCGCGGATCGAGGTCCGGCGTGAGGGGGAGCGGTTGTGGGTCGGCGGGCGGGTCGTCCTGGCGGTCACCGGCACCGTGCACCTCTGA